The segment AACAGCGCGGATCGTGGAAGACCACGGGGTGCAGCTCACCGTTGGGCGCCTATGTCGACAACACCCGCGGACTCGGTCGCGTCAACGTACCGGTCACCGGCACCGTCGCCTACGCCGGAAAACAGGGCCTGTCCGGAGGTGACGAAGTCTGGACCCCGCTGGCCACGATGATCCTGCCGGTCGCGGGGGCACCCTTCATGGTGATGCCGCGCTCCGGTGACGATTTCGACGCCGCCGGCCCGGTGATCAACGATCTGATCAACAAGGGCACCCGGTTTGTCGCGGTGAGCGGTCTCGGATTGCTCGCCCCCGGCGATACCGGCCAGATGAACGATCCCGGCCCCTCGGCCGCCCGTACCGCACTGGCCTACGCGCGCGATCGCGACGAGATGTATGTGTTCCAGGGCGGCAGCTACACCCCCGATCAGATCCAGGATCTGTTCCGCGGCTTGGGAAGTGACACCGCACTACTGCTCGACGGGGGCGGCTCGTCGGCGATCGTGCTGCGCCGCGATACCGGCGGCATGTGGGCGGGCGCGGGCGTACCCAAGGGGTCGTGCGATACCTATCAGGTGCTGTGCGACTCCCGGGAACGCGCGCTGCCCAGCTGGCTCGCGTTCAACTAGCTGGCTGTAGGTCGAGTCAAGGGGTGTGGAGGCCGTAGTGGGCCGACGCCCGGGGCGGGGCGTGATGTCTGTGGTCGGTGGTGCTGCCGAGTTGAGGGCGGGTGCCTGGCGCCCACGCTGACTTATGCAACCTCGGTGTGGGTTATCTGGCGTCGTTCGGGCTGCCGTGGAGGCGAAGGGCCGGGTGCCAAGCTAGCGTCGGCGTGACCGGTGGGGGCCCGCCATAGCGGATACGGCATCTGATCCGGCCCTTCGTCCCGTCCTTCTAGCGTGGCACTACTGACGGGGTTGTGGAAGGGTCTGGTCGGTCCTTTCGCGTTGAGTGTGCGGGGTCTAGGCCCAGCGGGCTGCCTCGTAGGTGGCGTGGTCGCGGACGAGTGCATGGGCGATGCGGTTGGCGCGATGGGCCAACGCGCAGGCGACGATGCCGCCGGGCTTGCCGCGATCTTTGAGCCCCTGGGCGTAGTTCTTGGCGGCCGGCTCGTTGAGCCACAGGCCGATGCCTAGGTCGATCAGGGCGCGGCGCAGTGCGACGCTGCCTTCGCGGCTGATACCGCCGTCGCGGCGCTTGTGGGCGGATTCGTATTGCATGGGGGACAACCCCGACGCACGGTAGATCTGCTGGGGTCCCGGCCAGCGTTTCGGATCACCCAGAGCGGCAGCGTAATTGGATGCCCGCACCACTGCCCAGCCTGGCACCGAGGTCAACGTTGCATATGGGCTGCGCGGTAACAGTGATCCCAGCGCGGTCTCCGCGGACTGAATCTGGTCGTCAAGATCGCCCAGCAACACCAGATCGGCGGCCAGTATCCGACGCGCGATCACGGCGTCGCGGGTCGGCAAGGCGTCATGGGCCGCAGCGACCAAGCGCTCGGCGACGGGGCGGCGCAGTTGCAGGTCGCGGGTCGCGGCGAAGCGGATCAACCGGTTGACCCCGAGCCCGGCCAGGCGTGCCGGGTCGGTGAACTCGGCGGCCATCAGCCGGCCGATCTTGGTGGCCAGCACGTCGGGCAGAGCCAGGGTCAGCCCGGGAAAGGCCCGGTCGAGCTGGCCGAGCAGCTGATTCTTCGTCGCGGTACGCGTGGCGACCCGCCGGCTCCGATGCACTGCCCAGGCGCTGATCTCACCGATCACGACATCGCGATCGGTGACCGGACGCCCGTAGCCGGCCAGCACCAGCTCGGTGATCGCTTCCAGGTCGATGACATCGGTCTTGATCCGGCGCCGTCCCTGCACGCGGCGCTGCTCAGCGACCTGAGCGGGGTTGAGTTCCAACACTTCCCACCCATCGGGCCATTGATGGTCGAGCACCGGTCGGTGATAGTGGCCGGCCGCCTCCACGCCCACCTTGACCTGCACCGCGGCAGGTGCGACAGCCATCGCGCGAGCCGCCGCGGCGGTCAGGCCCGATCCGGTCATCGCGAATTCCGACGGCGCGAGCAGCCGATGGCGAGCCGCGTCGGTCACCGAAAGCACAGCTGAGGTCTTGCCGACATCGACGGCAACGACGATCGTGGACGACGTGACTGGCGCTACATGCACAGACACAACAACACCTCCGGGGTGTGTCAGGAGGTCCGCGTGCGTCAACACACGGACCCCGAAAAGGAATCAGTTACAGATCCCTTCCTGACACCTCCGGAGGCATTTGAGAAGGACTAACTCGATCTATATCAGCTGGTCATCAGGATCGACGGGTTCGCCGACTGCCACCCCCGCAGCTTCGGTGCAGAACTGTCACCGATCTCCTGATACATAACCCCTTGCGCGGCACGGTTTGGCGGCGTTGTATCGAACATACGTTCGAAACATAGAGCTTCCGGTATGCACCCGTGGAGCAGTTGACCGCGACGGATGTCGCTACAGAGAGAGGTTCGGCGGCCCTGGGGCTTTCCGAGCCGTGTTGCCCATTCGGACTGTTGTTGCCTGCCCGTGTGCACCTCTGTGAAAGCCGGTATCCACTGTGGACGCCACCCATCTCGATACGTTTGTTGATGCGTTGATCGATGACCTCACCCCTGCCGCCGCGCGGGAGGGGGATCGCACCCTGTTCCATCTGCTGGACGCTCCCCGCCGCGGTGTTGACGATCAGGCGGTGGTGGCGGTGCTGGCCGCCGCGGTCACCCTGCGCAATCTGGCCGATCATGTCATCGCTTCGGCGGTCGCGGCCGCGGAACGGGCCGGG is part of the Mycobacterium adipatum genome and harbors:
- a CDS encoding phosphodiester glycosidase family protein produces the protein MVAARFRGIASGIATLAVTAALATGTGAPIAAAADGRALLATAIANTRGSYLVYNFGGGNPTPLLNAAGTWYESGGGGHLMIIKSASQRLAPRLLADTHNGYQSRCERTPGARTGDGLVQASELYTPIAAWQALGQPTIAINANFFDIRGQQRGSWKTTGCSSPLGAYVDNTRGLGRVNVPVTGTVAYAGKQGLSGGDEVWTPLATMILPVAGAPFMVMPRSGDDFDAAGPVINDLINKGTRFVAVSGLGLLAPGDTGQMNDPGPSAARTALAYARDRDEMYVFQGGSYTPDQIQDLFRGLGSDTALLLDGGGSSAIVLRRDTGGMWAGAGVPKGSCDTYQVLCDSRERALPSWLAFN
- a CDS encoding IS110 family transposase; this encodes MSVHVAPVTSSTIVVAVDVGKTSAVLSVTDAARHRLLAPSEFAMTGSGLTAAAARAMAVAPAAVQVKVGVEAAGHYHRPVLDHQWPDGWEVLELNPAQVAEQRRVQGRRRIKTDVIDLEAITELVLAGYGRPVTDRDVVIGEISAWAVHRSRRVATRTATKNQLLGQLDRAFPGLTLALPDVLATKIGRLMAAEFTDPARLAGLGVNRLIRFAATRDLQLRRPVAERLVAAAHDALPTRDAVIARRILAADLVLLGDLDDQIQSAETALGSLLPRSPYATLTSVPGWAVVRASNYAAALGDPKRWPGPQQIYRASGLSPMQYESAHKRRDGGISREGSVALRRALIDLGIGLWLNEPAAKNYAQGLKDRGKPGGIVACALAHRANRIAHALVRDHATYEAARWA